From a single Parambassis ranga chromosome 2, fParRan2.1, whole genome shotgun sequence genomic region:
- the cldn35 gene encoding claudin-4, with protein sequence MVNTGMQLISFTCAVTGWIMAIAVTALPQWKVSAFIGNNILTSEIKWEGIWMNCIYQTTGHMQCKTYDSMLALPPDIQAARALMCLAIFMGWLSCTVSCCGMKCTTCAGDDRRAKAGIALSGGILFILTGLCVLIPVSWTANTVVQDFYNPNVPMMHKRELGQAIYLGWAAAVILMISGAVLSSTCPLMERGGRYRRGYIGRSFANSPAAAPDPPKPITSNNLPLKEYV encoded by the coding sequence ATGGTGAACACTGGAATGCAGCTGATCAGCTTCACCTGTGCAGTGACCGGTTGGATCATGGCGATAGCCGTCACAGCCTTGCCCCAGTGGAAGGTCTCAGCCTTCATCGGCAACAACATTCTGACCTCAGAGATCAAGTGGGAAGGCATCTGGATGAACTGTATCTACCAGACCACAGGTCACATGCAGTGTAAGACATATGACTCCATGCTGGCCTTACCTCCAGACATCCAGGCGGCCCGCGCCCTTATGTGTCTGGCCATCTTCATGGGCTGGCTCTCCTGCACcgtgtcctgctgtggcatgAAGTGCACCACGTGCGCTGGGGACGACCGCCGGGCCAAAGCGGGCATCGCTCTCTCGGGCGGGATTCTCTTCATtctgacaggcctgtgtgtgctgaTTCCAGTTTCCTGGACTGCAAACACTGTCGTCCAGGATTTCTACAACCCCAACGTGCCCATGATGCACAAGAGAGAGCTGGGTCAGGCCATTTATCTGGGCTGGGCGGCAGCAGTTATCCTTATGATCAGTGGGGCTGTCCTGAGCAGCACCTGCCCTCTCATGGAGAGGGGAGGCAGATACCGCAGAGGCTACATAGGCCGGAGCTTTGCTAATTCACCCGCTGCAGCACCAGATCCACCGAAACCCATCACTTCCAATAACCTGCCACTGAAGGAGTATGTGTAG